From one Amycolatopsis sp. FDAARGOS 1241 genomic stretch:
- a CDS encoding gamma carbonic anhydrase family protein has protein sequence MPLFSFEGASPQVHPDAWIAPTATLIGDVTVEKDASVWYGAVIRADFGPIVIREGANVQDNSVIHCGGTVTEIGKNVTVGHQCLVHDCTIGEQALIGNGSTVLDKSVIGARSLVAAGSTVTPGTEVPAEVIAMGSPAKKFVPLTDSARIWVEHNAAIYQDLARRHREGSKPV, from the coding sequence ATGCCTCTGTTCTCGTTCGAGGGCGCCAGCCCGCAGGTCCACCCGGACGCCTGGATCGCCCCCACCGCCACCCTGATCGGCGACGTGACCGTCGAGAAGGACGCCTCCGTCTGGTACGGCGCCGTGATCCGCGCCGACTTCGGGCCGATCGTGATCCGCGAAGGCGCCAACGTGCAGGACAACTCGGTGATCCACTGCGGCGGCACGGTGACGGAGATCGGGAAGAACGTGACCGTCGGGCACCAGTGCCTGGTCCACGACTGCACGATCGGCGAGCAGGCGCTCATCGGCAACGGGTCGACGGTGCTGGACAAATCGGTGATCGGCGCGCGGTCGCTCGTGGCCGCGGGCTCGACCGTCACGCCCGGCACGGAGGTGCCCGCAGAGGTCATCGCGATGGGCAGCCCGGCCAAGAAGTTCGTGCCGCTCACCGACTCGGCGCGGATCTGGGTCGAGCACAACGCCGCGATCTACCAGGACCTCGCCCGCCGGCACCGGGAGGGCTCGAAGCCGGTGTGA
- a CDS encoding dTMP kinase — protein sequence MSEGVRSVPGVDPGGSAGAEASTIHRVRRVLAIKPFRRLWGVTYLCSVADWLNLLALTSLSTKLLDNYTAQNFAFVGVVLTNLLPGLLFAPVGGLLADRFDRRKVMVVCDFLRCGFLLSIAIVGAPWWLFVANFLVGCCSIMWIPSKDAAVPNLLRRPDQVETANQLGMVMTYGLAVITAAGANALILGANTTFHLFQGATADLYIAKIVVVINGLLYLTSGILIATRIPELSLRDVHRLPDQKVKKAHEEKFGLGDMVRDGIRFVKSTPLVRGLLIGAFGAFAAGGAVVASAKPYSSSLLAGDAAFNLLVLAVFLGLATGMAISPKLARRLPHDRLFGLSIVVAGLSLVIIALSPHLAISVVAVALTGVCAGTAFLTGVTIIGSRVEDAIRGRVNALYQSMLKIVLFGSTIITPALIGLVRPHQINVWGSPVTIDGTRPVMIGGGVLAVLLGVIAYRQMDDRRSEKILTDLRNALRRAPRRVNGFLIALEGTTAINTASQAARLSRWLGTGTRPVVLAADPALDERRFRSLISDASLIGARAQALVAAAVRAELVEREIQPALDAGHVVVMERFVDSPLAQLCTVAGLDTGEVEGLADWATGRLRPDLTVLLDADPGTREENSSVSMNDQWRMQHLLAEMAAADPDRYVVVDADGTDDEVAARVRTAVRAVFVGRLSGLAPTEPAERVDAGSDELFVATADVVEGEAAEAELAPAREPEVSEVEAK from the coding sequence ATCAGCGAGGGCGTACGGTCGGTACCCGGCGTCGATCCGGGTGGGTCGGCGGGTGCTGAGGCCTCCACGATCCACCGGGTCAGGCGCGTTCTGGCCATCAAACCGTTCCGTCGGCTGTGGGGCGTCACCTACCTCTGCAGCGTCGCCGATTGGCTCAACCTGCTGGCGCTGACCAGCCTGAGCACGAAGCTGCTGGACAACTACACCGCGCAGAACTTCGCGTTCGTCGGCGTCGTGCTCACGAACCTGCTGCCCGGGCTGCTGTTCGCGCCGGTCGGCGGCCTCCTCGCCGACCGCTTCGACCGCCGCAAGGTGATGGTCGTCTGCGACTTCCTGCGCTGCGGCTTCCTGCTCTCGATCGCGATCGTCGGCGCGCCGTGGTGGCTGTTCGTCGCGAACTTCCTCGTCGGCTGCTGTTCGATCATGTGGATCCCGTCGAAGGACGCGGCGGTCCCCAACCTGCTGCGCCGCCCCGACCAGGTCGAGACCGCAAACCAGCTCGGCATGGTGATGACCTACGGCCTCGCCGTGATCACGGCTGCGGGCGCCAACGCCCTCATCCTGGGCGCGAACACCACGTTCCACTTGTTCCAGGGCGCGACGGCCGACCTCTACATCGCGAAGATCGTCGTCGTCATCAACGGCTTGCTGTACCTGACCAGCGGCATCCTCATCGCGACGCGGATCCCCGAGCTTTCCCTGCGCGATGTCCACAGGCTGCCGGACCAGAAGGTCAAGAAGGCCCACGAAGAGAAGTTCGGCCTTGGCGACATGGTCCGCGACGGCATCCGGTTCGTGAAGAGCACGCCGCTGGTCCGCGGCCTGCTGATCGGCGCGTTCGGCGCGTTCGCGGCGGGCGGCGCCGTCGTGGCGTCGGCCAAGCCGTACTCGTCGTCGCTGCTGGCGGGCGACGCGGCGTTCAACCTGCTGGTCTTGGCCGTGTTCCTCGGCCTCGCCACGGGCATGGCCATCTCGCCCAAGCTCGCGCGCCGCCTGCCGCACGACCGGCTGTTCGGTCTCTCGATCGTCGTCGCCGGGCTCTCGCTGGTGATCATCGCGTTGTCCCCGCACCTGGCGATCTCGGTGGTGGCCGTGGCGCTCACGGGCGTCTGCGCCGGCACGGCGTTCCTCACCGGTGTCACGATCATCGGCTCGCGGGTCGAAGACGCGATCCGCGGCCGGGTCAACGCGCTCTACCAGTCGATGCTGAAGATCGTGCTGTTCGGCTCCACGATCATCACCCCGGCGCTCATCGGCCTCGTCCGGCCGCACCAGATCAACGTGTGGGGCAGCCCCGTCACGATCGACGGCACGCGCCCGGTGATGATCGGCGGCGGCGTGCTCGCCGTGCTGCTCGGTGTGATCGCCTACCGGCAGATGGACGACCGCCGCAGCGAGAAGATCCTCACCGACCTGCGCAACGCCCTGCGCCGTGCGCCGCGGCGCGTCAACGGCTTCCTCATCGCGCTCGAGGGCACCACCGCCATCAACACGGCCAGCCAGGCCGCGCGCCTGTCGCGCTGGCTCGGCACCGGCACCCGGCCCGTCGTGCTGGCGGCGGACCCGGCGCTCGACGAGCGGCGTTTCCGCTCCCTGATCTCCGACGCGTCGCTCATCGGCGCGCGGGCGCAGGCGCTCGTCGCCGCGGCGGTCCGGGCCGAGCTGGTGGAACGCGAGATCCAGCCCGCGCTCGACGCCGGGCACGTCGTCGTCATGGAACGCTTCGTCGACTCGCCGCTCGCGCAGCTGTGCACCGTCGCGGGTCTCGACACCGGCGAGGTCGAGGGCCTGGCCGACTGGGCGACCGGCCGGTTGCGGCCCGACCTCACCGTGCTGCTCGACGCCGATCCGGGCACGCGCGAGGAGAACTCCTCGGTGTCGATGAACGACCAGTGGCGCATGCAGCACCTGCTCGCCGAGATGGCCGCCGCCGACCCCGACCGCTACGTGGTCGTCGACGCCGACGGCACCGACGACGAGGTGGCGGCCCGCGTGCGCACGGCCGTGCGAGCGGTGTTCGTCGGCCGCCTTTCCGGGCTGGCGCCGACGGAACCCGCCGAGCGCGTCGACGCCGGCAGTGACGAGCTGTTCGTGGCGACCGCCGACGTCGTCGAAGGCGAAGCCGCGGAAGCCGAGCTCGCGCCCGCGCGCGAGCCGGAAGTGTCCGAAGTGGAGGCCAAGTGA
- a CDS encoding dihydrofolate reductase family protein, which produces MHALGEIVDEYRLMVFPTLAGRGRRLFTERTPQTDLRLTSVEQKGAAVLMRYRKTG; this is translated from the coding sequence GTGCACGCCCTCGGCGAAATCGTCGACGAGTACCGCCTGATGGTGTTCCCGACGCTCGCCGGCCGGGGCCGGCGCCTGTTCACCGAACGGACGCCGCAGACAGACCTGCGGCTCACGTCGGTCGAGCAGAAAGGCGCCGCCGTGCTCATGCGCTACCGCAAAACCGGCTGA
- a CDS encoding ESX secretion-associated protein EspG, which produces MFNGGVSSSAAVVFDVIDEVIAPLRAEVPERPSVMEFYDPQFSVPPVLVESTGDEPDAEPLSLADEVQQSFGPSLGPGLVEEVEQYARFVAGMSALGLAPEGEVTPEAVGLYRVLRGGFIRGVVTGVFPTREEPWEVRFFGDDDYTTVMSKRGRRARLRSGLLSALPGWVFDGLPDRPPGPGPAVRIETDHSGLVPPVAWGSLDVIRSAVARPRLGTVLVDLAVRDAVLAEYPHGAFGLVDNDQGRYQFRAAPRPDGGWVMTWTPATRGTAEAWIVEAVKRHA; this is translated from the coding sequence GTGTTCAATGGTGGGGTGAGCAGTTCAGCAGCCGTCGTCTTCGACGTCATCGACGAGGTCATCGCGCCGCTCCGGGCGGAGGTTCCGGAGCGGCCGTCCGTGATGGAGTTCTACGACCCGCAGTTCAGCGTGCCCCCGGTGCTGGTCGAGTCCACCGGTGATGAGCCGGATGCCGAGCCGCTGAGTCTCGCCGACGAGGTGCAGCAGTCGTTCGGGCCCTCGCTGGGGCCCGGACTCGTCGAAGAGGTGGAGCAGTACGCGCGGTTCGTGGCCGGGATGTCGGCGCTCGGCCTGGCGCCTGAGGGAGAGGTGACCCCCGAGGCGGTCGGGCTGTACCGCGTGCTGCGCGGTGGCTTCATCCGCGGGGTCGTCACGGGCGTTTTCCCGACCCGTGAGGAGCCCTGGGAGGTCCGCTTCTTCGGCGACGACGACTACACCACGGTGATGAGCAAGCGGGGCCGCCGCGCGCGCCTGCGGTCCGGCCTGCTCAGCGCCCTGCCCGGCTGGGTCTTCGACGGTCTGCCCGACCGTCCGCCCGGACCGGGTCCCGCCGTCCGCATCGAAACCGACCACAGCGGGCTCGTCCCGCCTGTCGCGTGGGGCTCGCTCGACGTCATCCGCTCGGCGGTCGCCCGTCCACGGCTCGGCACCGTTCTCGTCGACCTCGCGGTGCGCGACGCCGTGCTCGCCGAGTACCCGCACGGCGCCTTCGGCCTGGTCGACAACGACCAGGGGCGCTACCAGTTCCGGGCGGCGCCGCGCCCGGACGGTGGCTGGGTAATGACGTGGACACCGGCGACGCGAGGGACGGCCGAGGCGTGGATCGTCGAGGCGGTGAAGCGTCACGCGTGA
- a CDS encoding DNA polymerase III subunit delta', producing the protein MTGPIGVWAELVGQEPAVETLSSAASAAAKIVAGEPVAPAAMTHAWLITGPPGSGRSVAARTFAAALQCSTGTGCGACPGCRTTMAGTHADVRLVVPEGLSISVAEMRALVQAAARRPTTGEWQVVIIEDADRLTEGASNALLKAVEEPPERTVFLLCAPSDHPDDVSVTIRSRCRLVTLRTPPPEAIAQVLVARDGVDPERAQWAAAVCNGHVGRARRLATDESARQRRATVLRIPTGLRRPADVFTCADQLISAAEADAGEESKARDELERSELRTAMGGDGVGKGVAGAKRAAEAAVKQLEKRQKSRATRTQRDTLDLALVDLAGFYRDVLVTTTRSGATLTHPDHADEIRSAAAAWTPESTLRRLEAVLGCREAIELNVKPRIAVEAMVTALRQG; encoded by the coding sequence GTGACCGGGCCGATCGGCGTCTGGGCCGAGCTCGTGGGTCAGGAACCGGCGGTGGAGACGCTGTCGTCGGCGGCATCTGCGGCGGCGAAGATCGTGGCGGGGGAACCCGTCGCGCCGGCCGCGATGACACACGCGTGGCTGATCACGGGTCCGCCCGGCTCCGGCCGTTCGGTCGCGGCGCGCACGTTCGCCGCCGCGCTGCAGTGCAGCACCGGCACGGGCTGCGGCGCGTGCCCCGGGTGCCGCACGACGATGGCGGGCACCCACGCCGACGTCCGGCTCGTGGTGCCCGAAGGCCTGTCGATCTCGGTAGCGGAGATGCGCGCCCTGGTCCAGGCCGCCGCGCGGCGCCCGACCACGGGCGAGTGGCAGGTCGTGATCATCGAGGACGCCGACCGGCTCACGGAAGGCGCGTCGAACGCGCTGCTCAAGGCCGTCGAGGAGCCGCCGGAACGCACGGTGTTCCTGCTGTGCGCGCCGTCGGACCACCCGGACGACGTGTCGGTGACCATCCGCTCGCGCTGCCGGCTGGTGACGCTGCGGACGCCGCCGCCCGAGGCCATCGCTCAGGTCCTCGTGGCGCGCGACGGCGTCGATCCCGAACGCGCGCAGTGGGCGGCTGCGGTGTGCAACGGCCATGTCGGCCGCGCGCGCCGGCTGGCCACCGACGAGTCCGCGCGCCAGCGCCGTGCCACCGTGCTGCGGATCCCGACGGGCCTGCGCCGCCCCGCCGATGTCTTCACGTGCGCTGACCAGCTGATCAGCGCCGCGGAGGCTGACGCAGGCGAGGAGAGCAAGGCCCGCGACGAGCTCGAACGCTCCGAACTGCGCACCGCCATGGGCGGCGACGGTGTCGGCAAGGGCGTCGCCGGCGCCAAGCGCGCGGCCGAGGCCGCCGTGAAGCAGCTGGAAAAGCGCCAGAAGTCCCGCGCGACCCGCACCCAGCGCGACACGCTGGACCTCGCGCTCGTCGACCTCGCGGGCTTCTACCGCGACGTCCTCGTCACCACCACCCGCTCCGGCGCGACCCTGACCCACCCGGACCACGCCGACGAGATCCGCTCGGCCGCCGCGGCCTGGACACCGGAATCCACTCTGCGCCGCCTGGAAGCCGTCCTGGGCTGCCGCGAGGCGATCGAGCTGAACGTCAAACCGCGCATCGCCGTGGAGGCGATGGTGACCGCCCTGCGCCAGGGCTGA
- a CDS encoding GreA/GreB family elongation factor, whose protein sequence is MVISGDKGLSEAARRQLQKEIADLRAQRAALAPQPGEQERTGDAADQADVIDRAEAAARLDRQISEVSAKLEHGAYNSSLLPDGTRVSLRFADGDEEVLNVVTLPGDDLDSVTSDSPLGLALVGAKAGDEITYRTPRGETTATVLELTPPKD, encoded by the coding sequence ATGGTGATCTCAGGGGACAAGGGGCTCAGCGAGGCGGCACGCCGCCAGCTGCAGAAGGAAATCGCGGACTTGCGCGCGCAACGGGCGGCGCTCGCGCCGCAGCCTGGCGAGCAGGAACGCACCGGGGACGCGGCCGACCAGGCCGACGTGATCGACCGCGCCGAGGCCGCCGCGCGGCTGGACCGCCAGATTTCCGAAGTGTCCGCGAAGCTGGAACACGGCGCGTACAACAGTTCCCTGCTCCCGGACGGCACGCGCGTGTCGCTGCGGTTCGCCGACGGCGACGAAGAGGTGCTCAACGTCGTCACGCTCCCGGGCGACGATCTCGACTCCGTGACCTCCGACAGCCCGCTGGGCCTCGCGCTCGTCGGCGCGAAGGCCGGCGACGAGATCACCTACCGCACCCCGCGCGGCGAGACGACCGCGACGGTGCTCGAGCTGACCCCGCCGAAGGACTGA
- the topA gene encoding type I DNA topoisomerase encodes MSGEQGSVAGARTKKNGTGTDGAGRRRLVIVESPTKARKIAPYLGGNYVVESSVGHIRDLPRGAADVPAQYKGESWARLGVDIDNDFKPLYIVTPDKKSKVTELKGLLKDVDELYLATDPDREGEAIAWHLLETLKPKVPVRRMVFHEVTEQAIRAAADATRELDADLVDAQETRRILDRLYGYEVSPVLWKKVMPKLSAGRVQSVATRIVVERERERMRFTSASYWDISATMDAGEDASPQTFQARLVSVDGARLATGRDFDSNGRLKGSANEIRVLGEADAQALAQALANRDFRVASVEEKPYTRKPYAPFMTSTLQQEAGRKLRFTSERTMRIAQKLYENGYITYMRTDSTTLSESAISAARSQATQLYGKEYVSPSPRQYTRKVKNAQEAHEAIRPSGEVFRTPGQVAGELDSDEFRLYEMIWQRTIASQMADAKGTTMSVRIVGTATSGEECTFAASGRTITFAGFLKAYVEAVDTEAGGEADDKQSRLPVLVKDQGLTANDLSADGHTTSPPARYSEPSLVSKLEELGIGRPSTYASIIKTIQDRGYVWKKGSALVPSWVAFAVIGLMERHFERLVDYDFTAGLEDELDRIANGDEHRAQWLSKFYFGGDFGVEGSVGRLGGLKKLVDGSVEGIDAREINSIPLFNDADGHKVVVRVGRYGPYLEREVDGQSQRANLPEDLPPDELTSEIAEKLFATPQEGRRLGTDPVSGHEIVAKEGRFGPYVTEVLPEPEPLPEGATAAQKKAAKAKQPKPRTGSLFKSMAIDTMTLDDALKLLSLPRVVGKDPESGDEITAQNGRYGPYLKKGTDSRSLQTEEQLFSITLEEALKIYSEPKQRGRSATAKPPLKELGDDPVSGKPMVVKDGRFGPYVTDGEYNATLRKTDSIEDLTAERAAELLADKRAKGPAPKKRTTTRKTTTASKSTATKTAAAKKAPAKKTSTAKAK; translated from the coding sequence ATGAGTGGAGAGCAGGGCAGCGTGGCAGGAGCACGGACCAAGAAGAACGGCACCGGGACGGACGGCGCCGGGCGCCGGCGGCTGGTGATCGTCGAGTCGCCCACGAAGGCCCGCAAGATCGCCCCGTACCTCGGCGGCAACTACGTCGTGGAGTCCTCCGTCGGGCACATCCGCGACCTCCCGCGGGGTGCGGCCGACGTCCCCGCCCAGTACAAGGGCGAGTCGTGGGCGCGCCTCGGCGTCGACATCGACAACGACTTCAAGCCCCTCTACATCGTCACGCCGGACAAGAAGTCCAAGGTCACGGAGCTGAAGGGCCTGCTGAAGGACGTCGACGAGCTCTACCTCGCCACGGACCCCGACCGCGAGGGTGAAGCCATCGCCTGGCACCTGCTCGAGACGCTCAAGCCGAAGGTGCCCGTGCGCCGCATGGTGTTCCACGAGGTCACCGAGCAGGCGATCCGCGCGGCCGCCGACGCCACCCGCGAGCTCGACGCCGACCTGGTCGACGCGCAGGAGACCCGCCGCATCCTCGACCGGCTCTACGGCTACGAGGTCTCGCCCGTGCTGTGGAAGAAGGTCATGCCGAAGCTCTCGGCGGGCCGCGTGCAGTCCGTGGCCACGCGCATCGTGGTCGAGCGCGAGCGGGAGCGCATGCGCTTCACATCGGCGTCGTACTGGGACATCTCCGCGACGATGGACGCGGGCGAGGACGCCTCGCCGCAGACGTTCCAGGCACGCCTGGTCTCCGTCGACGGCGCGCGCCTGGCCACCGGTCGCGACTTCGATTCCAACGGCCGGCTGAAGGGCTCGGCCAACGAGATCCGCGTGCTGGGCGAAGCCGACGCGCAGGCCCTGGCGCAGGCCCTGGCCAACCGCGACTTCCGCGTCGCGAGCGTCGAGGAGAAGCCGTACACGCGCAAGCCGTACGCACCGTTCATGACCTCGACGCTGCAGCAGGAAGCGGGCCGCAAGCTGCGGTTCACGTCCGAGCGCACGATGCGAATCGCGCAGAAGCTGTACGAGAACGGCTACATCACCTACATGCGTACCGACTCGACCACGCTGTCGGAGTCGGCGATCTCGGCCGCGCGCAGCCAGGCGACGCAGCTGTACGGCAAGGAGTACGTGTCGCCGTCGCCGCGGCAATACACGCGCAAGGTCAAGAACGCGCAGGAGGCCCACGAGGCGATCCGCCCGTCCGGTGAGGTGTTCCGCACGCCGGGCCAGGTCGCGGGTGAGCTGGACTCCGACGAGTTCCGCCTGTACGAGATGATCTGGCAGCGCACGATCGCGTCGCAGATGGCCGACGCGAAGGGCACCACGATGTCGGTGCGCATCGTCGGCACCGCGACCTCGGGCGAGGAGTGCACGTTCGCCGCGTCCGGTCGCACCATCACCTTCGCGGGCTTCCTGAAGGCCTACGTCGAGGCGGTCGACACCGAGGCCGGCGGCGAGGCCGACGACAAGCAGAGCCGTCTGCCGGTGCTGGTCAAGGACCAGGGCCTGACCGCGAACGACCTGTCCGCCGACGGCCACACCACGTCGCCGCCCGCGCGGTACTCGGAGCCGAGCCTGGTGAGCAAGCTCGAGGAGCTGGGCATCGGCCGGCCGTCGACCTACGCGTCGATCATCAAGACCATCCAGGACCGCGGGTACGTGTGGAAGAAGGGTTCCGCGCTGGTGCCCTCCTGGGTCGCGTTCGCCGTGATCGGCCTGATGGAGCGGCACTTCGAGCGGCTGGTGGACTACGACTTCACCGCCGGGCTCGAGGACGAGCTCGACCGCATCGCCAACGGCGACGAGCACCGCGCGCAGTGGCTCTCGAAGTTCTACTTCGGCGGCGATTTCGGCGTGGAGGGCTCGGTCGGCCGGCTCGGCGGGCTGAAGAAGCTGGTCGACGGCAGCGTCGAGGGCATCGACGCCCGCGAGATCAACTCGATCCCGCTGTTCAACGACGCCGACGGGCACAAGGTCGTCGTGCGCGTGGGCCGCTACGGGCCGTACCTCGAGCGCGAGGTCGACGGCCAGTCGCAGCGCGCCAACCTGCCCGAGGACCTGCCGCCCGACGAGCTGACGTCGGAGATCGCGGAGAAGCTCTTCGCGACGCCGCAGGAGGGTCGCCGGCTGGGGACCGACCCGGTGAGCGGGCACGAGATCGTGGCGAAGGAAGGCCGCTTCGGCCCGTACGTCACCGAGGTGCTGCCCGAGCCGGAGCCGCTGCCAGAGGGCGCGACGGCCGCGCAGAAGAAGGCCGCCAAGGCGAAGCAGCCGAAGCCGCGCACGGGTTCACTGTTCAAGTCCATGGCGATCGACACGATGACGCTCGACGACGCGCTGAAGCTGCTGTCGCTGCCGCGCGTGGTGGGCAAGGATCCGGAGTCCGGTGACGAGATCACCGCGCAGAACGGGCGCTACGGGCCGTACCTGAAGAAGGGCACGGACTCGCGTTCGCTGCAGACCGAGGAGCAGCTGTTCTCGATCACGCTGGAAGAGGCGTTGAAGATCTACTCGGAGCCGAAGCAGCGCGGCCGGTCGGCCACCGCGAAGCCGCCGCTCAAGGAGCTCGGCGACGACCCGGTTTCGGGCAAGCCGATGGTGGTCAAGGACGGCCGCTTCGGCCCGTACGTGACCGACGGTGAGTACAACGCGACGCTGCGGAAGACCGACAGCATCGAGGACCTCACGGCCGAGCGGGCGGCGGAGCTGCTGGCGGACAAGCGGGCGAAGGGCCCGGCGCCGAAGAAGCGCACGACGACCCGGAAGACCACGACGGCGTCGAAGTCGACCGCGACCAAGACCGCGGCGGCCAAGAAGGCGCCCGCGAAGAAGACGAGCACCGCGAAGGCCAAGTAG
- a CDS encoding TetR/AcrR family transcriptional regulator, with amino-acid sequence MTAVPGRSEQLSPNQLQKQQQIVEAARVVLARDGLAGCTVRAIADAGPLTKSAIHYYFADIDVLIDRAMAAHITKFAADLRAVGEKCEDPRERLFEVTRAYLAEFADRPNGAFVWFEYWIAAGRAQHPQAIDAMLTSITELFAELLAPLDVDDPRARARALLSYLLGAVVQQRVRPRPFDSLRGDVEALCFAGY; translated from the coding sequence GTGACCGCCGTACCCGGCCGCAGCGAGCAGCTGTCGCCCAACCAGCTGCAGAAGCAGCAGCAGATCGTCGAGGCCGCACGCGTCGTGCTCGCCAGAGACGGGCTGGCCGGGTGCACCGTGCGCGCGATCGCCGACGCGGGCCCGCTCACCAAGAGCGCGATCCACTACTACTTCGCCGACATCGACGTGCTCATCGACCGCGCGATGGCCGCGCACATCACGAAGTTCGCCGCGGATCTGCGTGCGGTGGGCGAGAAGTGCGAGGACCCGCGCGAGCGGCTGTTCGAGGTCACGCGCGCCTACCTCGCGGAGTTCGCCGACCGGCCCAACGGCGCGTTCGTCTGGTTCGAGTACTGGATCGCGGCCGGCCGCGCGCAGCACCCGCAGGCGATCGATGCGATGTTGACTTCGATCACCGAGCTGTTCGCGGAACTGCTGGCGCCGCTGGACGTCGACGACCCGCGCGCCCGTGCCCGGGCGCTGCTGAGCTACCTGCTCGGCGCCGTCGTGCAGCAGCGTGTGCGGCCGCGGCCGTTCGACAGCCTGCGCGGGGACGTCGAGGCGCTCTGCTTCGCCGGTTATTAG
- a CDS encoding MFS transporter → MEQARRARAAVSVVFAVCGAAFATWAARIPAAQAHAGLSAGRLAVGLFGLAAGSVAALVAAGPVLTKIGSRRGVLAGATVLCAGLPLAAFAPDLVTFVGALVVLGVGNSLLDVSMNAHALRVEEEYGRPIFAGFHAFWNIGGLLGSGAGALMETWRVPLQVHFTATGAVLLLVALGAATRFLPGADRGQGDAAFALPSKALIPLGVIAFCGFVAEGTVNDWSAVYLREVTSATAALASLGYFGFSITMIAVRVVADRLVERHGVVPFMRTAAAVTMLGFLLVVAVPLPWFAVAGFAVVGLGVSGMVPLAWSAASRKQADAPSRAIAAVAACGYFGFLVGPVLIGALAGGIGLHWTLAVVGTIVVSVYFLAPTMRVAQASSSR, encoded by the coding sequence GTGGAGCAGGCTCGGCGTGCGCGCGCCGCGGTTTCGGTGGTGTTCGCGGTGTGCGGGGCGGCGTTCGCCACGTGGGCGGCGCGGATCCCGGCGGCGCAGGCCCACGCCGGGCTGAGCGCGGGCCGGCTGGCGGTCGGCTTGTTCGGGCTCGCGGCGGGGTCGGTGGCCGCGCTCGTGGCAGCGGGGCCGGTGCTCACGAAGATCGGCAGCCGCCGCGGAGTGCTCGCCGGTGCGACCGTGTTGTGCGCGGGACTGCCGCTGGCCGCGTTCGCGCCGGATCTCGTGACGTTCGTGGGCGCGCTGGTCGTGCTCGGCGTGGGCAACAGCCTGCTCGACGTGTCGATGAACGCCCACGCCCTGCGCGTCGAGGAGGAGTACGGGCGGCCGATCTTCGCCGGATTCCACGCGTTCTGGAACATCGGCGGGCTGCTGGGGTCCGGTGCCGGCGCGCTGATGGAGACGTGGCGGGTGCCGCTCCAGGTCCACTTCACGGCGACGGGGGCCGTGCTTCTGCTCGTTGCGCTGGGTGCGGCGACGCGGTTCCTGCCGGGTGCCGACCGCGGCCAGGGCGACGCGGCGTTCGCGCTGCCGTCGAAGGCGCTGATCCCACTGGGGGTGATCGCGTTCTGCGGGTTCGTCGCCGAGGGCACGGTGAACGACTGGAGCGCCGTGTACCTGCGGGAAGTCACGTCGGCGACAGCGGCTCTGGCGTCCTTGGGCTACTTCGGGTTCTCGATCACGATGATCGCGGTGCGGGTCGTGGCGGACCGGCTCGTGGAGCGCCACGGCGTCGTGCCGTTCATGCGCACGGCGGCGGCGGTGACGATGCTCGGGTTCCTGCTGGTCGTGGCCGTGCCGCTGCCGTGGTTCGCGGTGGCCGGGTTCGCCGTGGTCGGCCTCGGGGTGTCGGGGATGGTGCCGCTGGCGTGGAGCGCGGCGAGCCGCAAGCAGGCCGACGCGCCGAGCCGGGCGATCGCGGCGGTGGCCGCGTGCGGGTACTTCGGGTTCCTCGTGGGGCCGGTGCTGATCGGCGCGCTGGCCGGCGGGATCGGGCTGCACTGGACGCTGGCGGTAGTCGGGACCATCGTCGTGTCCGTGTACTTCCTGGCGCCGACGATGCGCGTCGCGCAAGCCTCTTCGAGCCGCTGA